A single Argentina anserina chromosome 7, drPotAnse1.1, whole genome shotgun sequence DNA region contains:
- the LOC126802012 gene encoding AAA-ATPase At2g46620 yields the protein MILFHPLFLLVLAVCIFVAIRVLLYRTGLVFIVKKCWRAVEDCFHVYQSFKVPEFNESMQENHLYSKVSDYLNSLTSIEDSDNTNLVTGKKPNEIVLQLDPNQTIEDDFLRAKVTWRSEGSNGCRNLVLRVRRADKRRILRPYLQHIHVVADELEQRKRDLRLYMNVDGSKARWRRVPFTHPSTLETISMEADLKSKIRSDLESFLKAKQYYNRLGRVWKRSFLLYGPSGTGKSSFVAAMANFLSYDVYDLDLSKVKDDSELKMLLLQTTTKSVILIEDLDRFFAEKSTAVSFSGVSNFMDGLLNSCCAEERVMVFTMNSKDQVDPNFLRPGRIDVHIHFPLCDFTAFRNLATSYLGVKEHKLFPQVEEIFQSGSSLSPAEIGELMIANRNSPSRAIKSVITALQTDGDGRGVGKIGRPPRGFETGSRKSGDESGEPGVMFGDGVNKVRDFRKLYGFLRMRSSNNSQSLDADSERSAG from the coding sequence ATGATTCTCTTCCACCCATTGTTTCTTCTAGTTTTGGCAGTGTGTATATTCGTAGCGATTCGTGTGCTTTTGTATAGAACCGGGTTGGTTTTCATTGTCAAGAAATGCTGGCGGGCGGTGGAGGACTGCTTCCATGTCTACCAGTCGTTCAAGGTCCCTGAATTCAACGAGAGTATGCAGGAGAATCACCTCTACAGCAAAGTCTCCGACTATCTCAACTCGCTGACTTCAATTGAAGACTCGGATAATACCAATCTCGTCACCGGAAAAAAGCCCAATGAGATTGTACTCCAGTTGGACCCTAACCAGACCATCGAGGACGACTTCTTAAGGGCCAAGGTGACGTGGCGGAGCGAGGGGAGTAATGGATGCCGGAATTTGGTGCTGAGAGTTCGGAGGGCGGATAAGCGGAGGATTCTACGGCCTTATTTGCAGCACATCCACGTCGTCGCGGATGAGCTGGAGCAGCGCAAGCGTGATTTACGGCTTTATATGAACGTGGACGGCTCCAAAGCGAGGTGGAGGCGCGTGCCGTTCACGCACCCGTCGACGCTGGAGACGATTTCGATGGAGGCCGATCTGAAGTCGAAGATAAGGTCCGATTTGGAGTCGTTTCTGAAAGCGAAGCAGTACTACAACCGGCTCGGCCGCGTCTGGAAGAGGAGCTTCCTCCTCTACGGGCCCTCCGGCACCGGAAAGTCCAGCTTCGTCGCCGCCATGGCCAATTTCCTAAGCTACGACGTCTACGATCTCGACCTCTCCAAAGTCAAAGACGACTCCGAGTTGAAGATGCTTCTCCTCCAGACCACGACCAAGTCCGTCATCCTCATCGAGGACCTGGACCGGTTCTTCGCCGAGAAATCGACGGCGGTGAGCTTCTCCGGCGTGTCGAACTTCATGGACGGCTTGCTAAACTCGTGCTGCGCCGAGGAGAGAGTCATGGTTTTCACGATGAATTCCAAAGACCAGGTCGACCCGAATTTCTTGCGGCCGGGTCGGATCGACGTCCACATTCACTTTCCGTTATGTGACTTCACGGCGTTTCGGAACTTGGCGACGAGCTATTTAGGGGTGAAGGAGCACAAACTGTTTCCTCAGGTGGAGGAGATTTTCCAATCCGGGTCGAGTTTGAGTCCGGCGGAGATCGGCGAGCTAATGATCGCTAACCGCAACTCGCCGAGCCGCGCGATTAAGTCGGTCATCACGGCGTTGCAAACCGACGGCGATGGGAGGGGAGTGGGGAAGATCGGACGGCCGCCGAGGGGATTTGAAACCGGGTCGAGAAAGTCCGGGGACGAGTCGGGTGAACCCGGAGTTATGTTTGGGGATGGTGTGAATAAGGTTAGGGACTTTAGGAAGCTTTACGGGTTCTTGAGGATGAGAAGCAGCAATAATTCTCAGTCGTTGGATGCGGATTCGGAGCGGTCAGCTGGCTAA
- the LOC126803264 gene encoding ras-related protein RABA3: MNREMNGIEAERYQKEHLSNGHHVYEKIDYVFKVVVIGDSAVGKSQILSRFTKNEFCFDSKSTIGVEFQTRTVTIKGKLIKAQIWDTAGQERYRAVTSAYYRGALGAMLVYDITKRPTFDHVARWVEELRAHADSSIVIMLIGNKADLGDQRNVPTEDAVEFAEEQELFFSETSAFSGNNVDSAFFKVLEEIYSRVTSKKTLECGNGKKQIDGAGEKIDVISGSDLEISEMKKLSACSC; this comes from the exons ATGAACCGGGAAATGAATGGCATTGAAGCTGAGAGGTATCAGAAGGAGCATCTCAGCAATGGCCATCATGTTTATGAGAAAATAGATTATGTGTTCAAGGTGGTGGTTATTGGAGACTCGGCTGTCGGGAAGTCTCAGATACTGTCGAGGTTTACTAAGAATGAGTTCTGCTTTGACTCCAAGTCCACTATTGGGGTTGAGTTTCAGACCAGGACTGTAACTATTAAAGGGAAACTCATCAAGGCTCAGATCTGGGATACTGCTGGCCAAGAGAG GTATCGAGCTGTTACGAGTGCATATTATAGAGGTGCACTCGGGGCGATGTTGGTGTACGACATCACCAAGAGGCCGACGTTCGATCATGTGGCTAGGTGGGTTGAGGAGCTCCGGGCACACGCAGACAGCTCAATCGTGATCATGCTGATCGGCAACAAGGCTGATCTCGGGGATCAGAGGAATGTTCCGACTGAAGATGCAGTCGAGTTTGCTGAGGAGCAAGAGCTTTTCTTCTCCGAGACATCAGCCTTCAGCGGCAACAATGTGGACAGTGCATTCTTTAAGGTACTAGAGGAGATTTACAGTAGAGTGACGTCTAAGAAAACTCTGGAATGTGGGAATGGGAAAAAACAAATTGATGGGGCTGGAGAAAAAATTGATGTCATTTCCGGGTCTGATTTGGAAATCAGTGAGATGAAGAAGTTGTCTGCTTGCTCTTGTTGA
- the LOC126803263 gene encoding U-box domain-containing protein 24-like, whose product MLTLEEVTNVASAPASEVISQTVEAIFEILAASRDVLVKKDTFKELATYLERMVPILRELSKNTVLNSESLNNVLDILNREIRAAKKLTIECSKRNKMYLLMHCRTIVNHLQNTMTEISRALALLPLTSLDLSSGIVEEIGKVRENMLGAEFRAAIAEEEIMEKIESGIQERNMDRSYANSLLLLIAEAVGIPTERSALKKELEEFRSEIENARLKKDQAEAIQMEQIIALLERADAASSPEEKERKYFTKRRSLGSQPLEPLQSFHCPITGDVMVDPVETSSGQTFERTAIEKWLAEGNSLCPLTRTPIDTSVLRPNKTLRQSIEEWKDRNTMITIASMKSKLNSEDEEEVLHCLKELLDLCKQSDLHQEWVILEDYIPILLQLLGLRKPEIRNQVLVNLLTLVKDSDDAKERMARVVDGIELIVRSLGRRVEERKLAVALLLELSKYDSIREKVGMVQGCILLLVTMSNSDDNQAARDARDLLENLSFSDQNVIQMAKANYFEHLLQRLSTGPEDVKVVMASTLADMELTDHNKESLLEGGVLGPLLDMVSHGDVPIKVGAVRALRNLSSLPKNGSQMIRAGAERPLLDLLYDHSSSLSSLREHSAATIMHLARSVVFQESSQTPACFLESEEDIFRLVYMINLTGPDVQHNIILTFHTLCQSPSAISIKTKLIESSAVQVLTQLFEHDNPNLRANAVKLFSCLIEGHSEAIKIREHVGQKCIETIVKIITSSGDDEEIASAMGVISNLPEIPQITEWFVDAGALPIIVSFIQNSQRNGPYKNQVIENAVGAIYRFTVPSNLEWQRSAVEAGIIPLFVQLLVSGTSLTKTRAALSLSRFSQSSPRLSRSLPKRRGLWCFSPPPETGCPVHGGICGIVSSFCLVQAEAVRPLVRMLGEPDTEACEASLDALVTLIEGERLQNGCKVLTDADAIPPIIKFLVQPSPSLQEKALHALERMFRLPEFKQKFGQLAQMPLVDLTQRGTGGMKSMAARILAHLNVLHDQSSYF is encoded by the exons ATGTTGACACTAGAAGAAGTTACAAATGTTGCATCTGCTCCGGCTTCAGAAGTAATTTCTCAAACAGTAGAGGCCATTTTTGAAATACTTGCTGCTTCCAGGGATGTCCTTGTTAAGAAGGATACGTTTAAGGAACTTGCAACTTATTTGGAAAGGATGGTCCCCATCTTAAGAGAATTGAGTAAGAATACAGTTTTAAATAGTGAGAGCTTGAACAATGTTCTGGACATCCTTAACCGAGAAATAAGAGCTGCGAAGAAACTGACTATTGAGTGCAGcaagagaaacaaaatgtaTCTCTTAATGCATTGCCGAACGATAGTTAACCACCTACAGAATACTATGACAGAGATCAGTCGCGCTCTAGCTCTTCTTCCCCTGACCTCTCTAGATCTTTCATCTGGCATAGTTGAAGAAATTGGTAAGGTTCGTGAAAATATGCTTGGAGCTGAGTTCAGGGCAGCTATAGCAGAAGAAGAAATTATGGAAAAAATCGAATCTGGAATCCAGGAGAGGAATATGGATCGTTCTTATGCCAATAGTTTGTTGCTTCTCATTGCAGAGGCAGTTGGAATCCCAACTGAGAGGTCAGCATTGAAGAAGGAACTAGAGGAATTCAGAAGTGAGATAGAAAATGCTCGGCTAAAGAAAGACCAGGCTGAAGCTATACAAATGGAACAGATAATTGCTTTATTAGAAAGAGCTGATGCAGCTTCATCTCCTGAGGAGAAAGAAAGGAAATATTTCACTAAGCGAAGATCGTTGGGCAGTCAACCATTGGAACCACTTCAGTCATTTCATTGTCCAATCACTGGTGATGTTATGGTGGACCCTGTGGAAACTTCTTCAGGACAAACATTTGAGAGAACTGCTATAGAAAAATGGTTAGCTGAAGGTAATAGTTTGTGTCCGCTGACCAGGACTCCAATAGACACTTCAGTTTTACGGCCCAATAAAACTCTGAGGCAATCAATAGAAGAATGGAAGGATAGAAATACCATGATTACGATTGCTTCCATGAAATCAAAACTCAATTCTGAAGACGAGGAGGAAGTGCTCCATTGCCTTAAAGAACTTCTAGATCTTTGTAAACAAAGTGATCTTCATCAGGAATGGGTCATATTGGAGGACTATATACCTATTCTCCTCCAACTTCTTGGTTTAAGAAAACCTGAGATAAGGAATCAAGTTCTCGTCAACCTTTTAACTTTGGTGAAGGACAGTGATGATGCCAAG GAAAGAATGGCCAGAGTTGTCGATGGTATTGAACTTATTGTTCGGTCACTTGGGCGCCGTGTCGAGGAAAGGAAGTTAGCAGTGGCATTACTATTGGAATTGTCAAAGTATGATTCGATTAGAGAAAAAGTTGGGATGGTTCAAGGTTGCATACTCCTGTTAGTTACCATGTCCAACAGTGATGATAATCAAGCTGCTAGAGACGCACGAGATCTGTTGGAGAATCTGTCATTTTCAGACCAAAATGTTATACAAATGGCAAAGGCAAATTATTTTGAGCATTTGCTGCAGCGTCTTTCTACAG GACCAGAAGATGTGAAAGTGGTCATGGCATCTACATTGGCAGACATGGAGTTGACTGACCACAACAAAGAGTCTTTGCTTGAAGGGGGAGTACTGGGTCCACTTCTCGATATGGTCTCACATGGTGACGTTCCAATTAAAGTAGGGGCTGTTAGAGCTCTTAGAAACCTCTCTAGCTTACCAAAAAATGGCTCGCAAATGATTAGAGCAGGTGCAGAACGCCCATTACTTGACCTTCTTTATGATCATAGCTCGTCATTGTCAAGTTTGCGTGAGCATTCAGCGGCCACAATCATGCACCTAGCCAGGTCAGTGGTGTTTCAAGAATCCAGCCAGACACCTGCTTGTTTTTTGGAATCAGAAGAAGACATTTTCAGGCTTGTCTATATGATTAACCTAACGGGGCCTGATGTACAGCACAACATCATTCTCACCTTCCACACTTTGTGCCAATCCCCCTCTGCTATAAGCATCAAGACCAAGTTGATAGAG TCCTCAGCTGTGCAAGTGTTGACTCAATTGTTTGAGCACGATAACCCAAATCTAAGAGCAAATGCAGTAAAGCTGTTCTCTTGCTTAATAGAGGGTCACAGTGAAGCCATCAAGATAAGGGAGCATGTGGGTCAGAAATGCATTGAGACTATAGTCAAGATTATCACATCTTCtggtgatgatgaagagattgcCTCTGCAATGGGTGTTATCTCTAACCTTCCAGAAATCCCCCAGATCACAGAGTGGTTCGTCGATGCTGGGGCACTACCTATCATAGTTAGTTTCATCCAGAATAGCCAGCGGAATGGTCCCTATAAAAATCAGGTGATAGAAAATGCTGTTGGAGCCATTTATCGTTTCACTGTTCCATCAAACTTGGAATGGCAACGGAGTGCAGTTGAAGCTGGCATTATACCCTTATTTGTACAGTTGCTGGTGTCCGGAACCTCCTTGACTAAAACACGTGCAGCCTTATCTCTTTCTCGATTTTCACAGAGTTCACCCAGGTTGAGCAGGTCATTACCTAAGCGCAGAGGACTCTGGTGCTTCTCACCCCCACCAGAAACTGGGTGCCCTGTTCATGGAGGAATTTGTGGCATTGTTTCATCATTTTGCCTTGTGCAGGCTGAAGCGGTGAGACCACTAGTCCGGATGCTTGGGGAACCTGATACTGAAGCTTGTGAGGCTTCTTTAGATGCTTTAGTGACTTTAATTGAAGGTGAGAGACTGCAGAATGGTTGTAAGGTGCTCACAGATGCAGACGCCATTCCTCCTATAATAAAATTTCTTGTTCAGCCCTCCCCTAGTTTGCAGGAGAAGGCTCTACATGCTTTAGAGAGAATGTTCCGGCTGCCAGAGTTTAAACAGAAGTTTGGACAGTTAGCTCAGATGCCTTTAGTTGACTTAACTCAGCGTGGAACTGGTGGTATGAAATCTATGGCAGCCAGAATACTTGCTCATTTGAACGTGCTTCATGATCAGTCTTCTTATTTCTAA
- the LOC126803082 gene encoding uncharacterized protein LOC126803082: MAATLSFLKLPVLLPHKPNYCISKLQPHPSSSSKPNIPKLQDPTPPPQQLITTTLHSLKSASLPLTALTLPFFLDPKDAFAAGGEFGIFEGRTFALIHPVVMGGLFVYTLWAGYLGWQWRRVRTIQNEINELKKQEKPTPVTPDGTPVEAPPSPVSLQIKQLSEERKDLVKGSYRDRHFNAGSLLLAFGVFEAIGGGVNTWSRTGKLFPGPHLFAGAGITVLWAAAAALVPAMQKGNETARSLHIALNAINVLLFIWQIPTGLDIVWKVFEFTKWP, encoded by the exons ATGGCAGCCACGCTCAGCTTCCTCAAGCTCCCTGTTCTCCTTCCCCACAAACCCAATTATTGCATCTCTAAATTGCAACCACACCCCTCCTCCTCATCAAAACCCAATATTCCAAAGCTGCAGGACCCAACTCCTCCCCCACAGCAACTTATCACCACCACCCTCCACAGTCTCAAGTCAGCTTCTCTTCCCCTCACTGCCCTCACATTGCCGTTTTTCTTGGACCCCAAG GATGCGTTTGCTGCTGGTGGGGAGTTTGGGATTTTTGAGGGAAGGACGTTTGCTCTGATACACCCGGTGGTGATGGGCGGGTTGTTCGTTTACACATTGTGGGCCGGGTACTTGGGTTGGCAATGGAGGCGGGTCAGGACAATCCAGAATGAGATTAATGAGCTCAAGAAGCAAGAGAAGCCTACACCTGTTACACCAGATGGGACACCAGTTGAGGCACCACCATCTCCTGTTTCCCTTCAAATTAAGCAACTCAGTGAG GAAAGGAAGGATTTGGTGAAAGGGTCTTACCGGGATAGACACTTCAATGCAGGTTCTTTACTGCTCGCTTTCGGAGTTTTTGAGGCGATTGGTGGAGGAGTTAACACATGGTCTAGGACTGGAAAGCTATTTCCAGGTCCCCATTTGTTTGCAGGAGCAG GTATCACGGTGCTATGGGCAGCGGCAGCTGCACTTGTACCTGCAATGCAAAAGGGGAATGAGACAGCTAGAAGCCTTCACATTGCACTCAACGCGATAAACGTTCTGCTTTTCATATGGCAGATACCTACCGGACTTGACATAGTTTGGAAAGTGTTTGAATTTACTAAATGGCCTTGA
- the LOC126803265 gene encoding uncharacterized protein LOC126803265 → METLSSSISTLKVPSTLLSTPSREVLHHFKASHNTHKLPPQTHLHKPTTTTTKTTSFTQKPLTLSTPSFSIPTTLFSAPTLHSNPASGYAAALLDIAQCNRNLDLVHKDVKRFLLLLHNKQVEAVLGSPFVGLEEKGQVMKLVAQKGKFNKHLVSLVKMLVGKSKVGKSKVGKSKVGKSKVGIVKNVLEEFGRIYSELSGANQGLLIGM, encoded by the coding sequence atggaaacactctcgagcTCTATCTCAACTCTCAAAGTCCCAAGCACCCTTCTCTCAACTCCATCTCGTGAAGTCCTCCACCATTTCAAAGCTTCTCACAACACCCACAAACTTCCTCCACAAACCCACCTCCACAaacccaccaccaccaccaccaaaaccACCTCTTTCACTCAAAAGCCTCTAACTTTATCAACACCCTCATTCTCAATCCCCACCACCCTCTTCTCAGCTCCAACTCTCCACAGTAACCCAGCTTCTGGGTATGCAGCTGCTCTTTTGGACATTGCTCAGTGCAACAGGAACCTTGATTTGGTTCACAAGGATGTGAAGAGGTTCTTGTTGTTGCTCCACAACAAGCAGGTTGAAGCAGTTTTGGGAAGCCCATTTGTGGGGTTGGAGGAGAAGGGCCAAGTGATGAAGCTGGTGGCCCAGAAGGGGAAGTTCAACAAGCACTTGGTGAGCTTGGTGAAGATGTTGGTTGGGAAAAGTAAAGTTGGGAAAAGTAAAGTTGGGAAAAGTAAAGTTGGGAAAAGTAAAGTTGGGATTGTGAAGAATGTGTTGGAGGAGTTTGGGAGGATATATAGTGAGCTATCCGGGGCTAATCAAGGATTGCTAATAGGGATGTGA
- the LOC126803670 gene encoding lactoylglutathione lyase GLX1-like, with the protein MIGRRRRQRQQFEWPKKDKRRLLHAVYRVGDLEITIKLYTEALGMKLLRQRDIPEEKYSNAFLGFGPEETNFVVELTYNYGVTSYDIGTGFGHFAIATPDVYKLVEDNRAKRGNVTREPGPVKGGNSVIAFVKDPDGYTFELIQRSETPEPLCQIMLRVGDLDRSISFYERPEYKYTKAILGYAEDKTTILELTYNYGVTEYTKGNAYAQIVVGTDDVYKSAEVIDLVTKELGEKITRQPGPMTGLNTKITSFLDPDGWKTVLVDNEDFLKELQ; encoded by the coding sequence ATGATCGGACGGCGTCGGCGGCAAAGGCAGCAGTTCGAATGGCCAAAGAAGGACAAGCGCCGCCTCCTCCACGCTGTCTACCGCGTCGGCGATCTCGAGATCACCATCAAGTTATACACTGAGGCTCTGGGGATGAAGCTTCTGAGGCAGAGGGATATTCCGGAGGAGAAATACTCCAACGCTTTCCTCGGCTTCGGTCCGGAGGAGACCAACTTCGTAGTAGAGCTTACTTACAATTATGGAGTCACCTCCTATGATATCGGCACCGGCTTCGGGCACTTCGCAATCGCGACTCCCGATGTGTATAAATTGGTGGAGGATAATAGGGCGAAACGAGGGAATGTGACGAGGGAGCCTGGTCCGGTGAAAGGTGGCAACAGTGTGATTGCGTTTGTGAAGGATCCTGACGGTTATACATTTGAACTTATTCAGAGGTCTGAAACTCCTGAGCCACTTTGTCAGATCATGCTTCGTGTTGGTGATCTCGATCGCTCCATCAGCTTCTATGAGAGGCCTGAGTACAAGTACACCAAAGCTATCCTAGGATATGCTGAAGACAAGACAACTATTTTGGAGCTGACTTATAACTATGGGGTGACCGAATATACCAAGGGGAACGCGTATGCACAGATTGTTGTTGGCACTGATGATGTATACAAAAGTGCTGAGGTTATCGACTTGGTTACAAAAGAGCTTGGAGAAAAGATAACAAGACAGCCTGGACCAATGACAGGACTCAACACCAAGATTACCTCTTTCCTGGACCCAGATGGTTGGAAAACTGTCTTGGTTGATAATGAAGACTTCCTTAAGGAACTGCAGTAA